CCCAAAGGCGTTATCGCTCAGGTCCAGCTCGGTCAGCCTGGCCCCTGCACTCATTAAGGCGCTGCCCAGAGACCTCTGATGAATgcacagaaagagaagaagtaTATTACAACACATCATCACATATAATTCCTGAAAACTGCATAAACCAGTGTCTGAAATTCTCACCAGGGCTGTTGGGATTTCAGAGCGCAACCTTCCCGTGAACATGTCACTCCAATAGCATCTCTGTAAGACACAAAGGGCTttaaacagaaagaaaacagcATTGTGTGTCTTCCTTACTACAACAATGGGCAGGAGGGAATATAAAAGTATCATAAGTAAATGTGGTCTGGCCCATATCTGTTCACTGTGAATGCAATCTATGAACCTGGAGCTGGTCTTTGCCCTCCAGAGCCTTGGCAATGGCCCGGGCTGCGTCCACTCCCACAGTGTTCCCCTCCAGACGCAAAGCTCTCAGACCCTGGTACTGCTCAATCTCACGAACCAGCTCCTCCACTGAAAGCACAGAGAACAAAACAGGTTGTTAGGTCTGAGGAGAAAACAGCCACCAGTCTTCTGCTGTCTACAGTACAGCTGATCCTAGAGTCCCTGTATACCAGGCAGTTACAACGGATAGCCAGCTACATCTCACAAGATAACTCTCATCCTCTGTCTGGTGAGTTCCATCTGGTCGGAGGTTTAGGGTTCCAAGGTGTAGAACAAAGCGCTACAGGAACAGCTTTGTTTCCGCTGCAattgttcatttaaataactcCTAGCagcttttgcacatatttatggaaagtttatctcttttctcattttattgtttcttttttgtcctgatatttcagtgcttttttatattgttcttgtggcattcttttctttttgctggGTCCTGATCCCAGTAAGCCTTTGAGTACTTTGTCATGTTTCTggtatgtctgtctcttgtctttgctctaccttattgtcaatacggatgccatcctctatttttgctgcaaaacaaatctacctatggttacaaataaagtcacctgaacctgaacagaaaatgaaaaagagaaaacaaagctCAACATCTGACCTGATTCTGCATTGTCCAGCTTCAGTCCCAAGCCTTTATAGCTCAACTCATCCCCGACGTGGGTCTTTGAAAGAGCATCAGCCAGCTGAGCAATGTCATCAGAGGCCATAGTGACTCTAGAAACATCCAGAAGTCACACATTAGAGAGGATTATCACAGTTTAGCAACTTTCTCAACATATAAATGAGCAGAAGTAACGTTACAGTAACCTTAGTTAATCCCAAATCAATAAATGATGTTCAATGACAGTGGATATATTACAAACAGATCATTTATAACAACAGTAACAGTTCAGAAGAGCTATATCAACAACAGCCATGCTAGCTAGTTAGCCTCACCGGTGCTAGCTAGATAACGATAGTAACGATAGTAACGATAGTAACAGTGACACCGAGGAGCTACCGGTCACCTAACACTGATGTGACGGTGTTATAACGTGTATTCTCGTGTCTTCTCGGTCACTGAATCAGTCACACAGCTCAGTGAAGCCCTGAACTCACCACAAAGAGAAAGAGTAGTTTCCAATGAAGCGATGGCGAACACACGCCGCTCTCTTCCGGGGGCAGCGCGCCGGTTGCTCAACCGTGTGACGTCATGCCGTTTCTTCTTCGTTGATTCTGTTTACGTCAGTTAAAACTGATCTACAGTGTtgtaccgccacctgctgttacTATGGTTACTATCCTGAACTACATCATAACTGCTTGGATTTATTTCAGTGCTGAGctctctaataataataataataataataataataataataataacaataataatagtaataataataataacaataataatagtaataataataataatattattaataataatgatgataataataataataatacttacacaccaaaaaactgacaataacttgatattttcaggtggaatttcatttaattctcactgtgcaatatcattttccacttgtgcaattttgttaatagtctgtttattgtcaatactgtatatactgctcctatttttatacttccttctatttaaatggttcactttcccctttgctgctgtacactgcaaaattccccactgtgggactaataaaggaatatcttatcttatcttattaataataataataataataataataataataataataataataataataataatgtagactaaacttattaattattaacttaTAACTtattaactaaactaaaattattaattttagatatttacaaacacacacacatatatatatatacatatatatatatatacatatatatatatatgtatgtatatacaatatatatacaataacCAAGAGTATATTAAGTGGGTAAAATTAACTCCATCTCGACCATTAAAATGCTGTCTACACATGATTGTACCTGTAATAATAAGACCATTCTACTAATTGTTTTACTTACATTATACAGATGGTGATGATACTTGtgcaacattttaacattttgaataCAGGACCTACACTTGTAATGGGGCAGTATTTGTACACTGTGGTGTTATTACTGATGAATACCACAGTATGGTTTTACTGTGGTGTTATTACTGGTGAATACCACAGTATGGTTTTACTGTGGTGTTATTACTGATGAATACCACAGTATGGTATCACTGTGGTGTTATTACTGGTGAATACCACAGTATGGTATCACTGTGGTGTTATTACTGGTGAATACCACAGTATGGTATCACTGTGGTGTTATTACTGATGAATACCACAGTATGGTTTTACTGTGGTGTTATTACTGATGAATACCACAGTATGGTATCACTGTGGTGTTATTACTGGTGAATACCACAGTATGGTATCACTGTGGTGTTATTACTGGTGAATACCACAGTATGGTATCACTGTGGTGTTATTACTGGTGAATACCACAGTATGGTATCACTGTGGTGTTATTACTGATGAATACCACAGTATGGTATCACTGTGGTGTTATTACTGGTGAATACCACAGTATGGTATCACTGTGGTGTTATTACTGATGAATACCACAGTATGGTATCACTGTGGTGTTATTACTGGTGAATACCACAGTATGGTATCACTGTGGTGTTATTACTGGTGAATACCACAGTATGGTATCACTGTGGTGTTATTACTGATGAATACCACAGTATGGTATCACTGTGGTGTTATTACTGATGAATACCACAGTATGGTATCACTGTGGTGTTATTACTGATGAATACCACAGTATGGTATCACTGTGGTGTTATTACTGGTGAATACCACCAACACATGAAGCCCATCCAGAGCAGTGACCTCTGCTGCCCCCTGGTGGCGTCACTCCTTCTGGAGACTTGTTGCTAtagcagctagctagctaccgtTAGCCGGTCAGTCGTAGCGGAGATAACTCGTGCTCCGTCCTCCCACCAATGATAGGAACAACACATGAGCACACATGCGCCCGGACACTCACTGATACCTGGCTGGCTATCTTCCCTGACTTTATCAACTACGCTCTGTGAAGCTGTTTGTGATCTGAAGAGCGCTGTAACTAACTCTCGGTGAgttgctaagctaagctaagctaagtgaGGGCTACTAGCTACTAGCCGGAGCTAGCATTAGTAAATGAAGTTAGATAACTAACTGGTAGCGAGTTAACACTGGTTTATAAGCAGTGTAGTCATATATGTCAGCTCAACAATAAGTCAAAACAATGAAGAATGGAacatttttaaagctaaatgCCTCATTTCATGCTAAAGTACAGTCATTAGCATTCAGGCTGAGTTAAAGTTAGcgttagctagctggctaatccAAACTGTCAGTAGCTAAACCTACCTATCGTTAACGTTACCTACACTAACATCCGGAGCAGCTAACGGGATGCTAGTTGTGTATTTTACATGCACATCTGTCGGTGAAACGGGTTGGAGTTGACCTGCATGTCACATGCTAACGCTAGATAAACCCAACATTGTTATGGCTAACCTTTAAGCTGTATAGCTCACGTTCACATGTCCCCTCCCCTAACAAATGTCCGCGAGTCATGCGTGAAATACTAACGAACTGTGTCATCTCCAGATTGACCAAATACTAACTATAACTAGTAACGTTAGCCGGCTTCACCGGTAGCTGTGCCCGCTGTTTGTTTACGCAAGTCCGATGATTGCTGAGTGTGTTTTAGTGGCAGGCCTTAGCACGTTTTTGCAAAGGTTTTTAAGTCATTGCAGAATATAACCTGATGCATCAGGATACTAATGTTATTTGCGGATGTATATTGATCGTAGCTGTCAAAGCTGCTGATGCTGTTGTGCAAAGTGTGGAGTTGTAAACTGTTGCAGTGGCTTTACACTCTCAGGCTATGGATCCTGATCGACAGAAACGAAGAGAGGAAATTCAGAAAGCCATGAGCTTTATCCAGTaagtacacacacagtcattttgacttttacattttttaattttttataaactctttttttatttgagaatAAAGAACATGAGGTCATCATGGGTGTTACAGCCTTCTTATTTTCTGTCCACAGGTCATCATTGCCTTTCCCAGAACCAGAGAGTTATGAGGTTTGCATTGATCCTTTTCATCCAATTTTTcattcacaactttttttttttatcttcatcttATAATACATACCCACAGATTTCACCATGACCATACTCACATTTTGTTCTGTACCTAGATGTAAATTTGAGCTCAGGCATTgtgatttattgttattttttctctctctcttttcttgttCCCCTCTTTATGTGTCTTTCTGACCATCACATATCACCTTcccataattttttttatcacccTCTTCGTCCCTCTCTCACCCCTCCTCATTATTATCTCTCTTTGACCTCTCTCTACATGTTCCCTTCAGGCATTTGTGACCCAGTTGGTATGTAACTTGTTGGACGAGGGCAATTTTTGCTTCCGAGATGGGGACTGTCGTCAGGCGACCCAGCAGTATGGGGAGGGGATCAACGTTGCCCGCTACGCTCAGGCCGAGGCCCTCGTCATCCCACACGAGCTGCTGGAGGGCCTATACGTGAACAGGGCTGCTGCCTGCTACCAGACGGTGAGTGAGAAAGGGAAAGAGGGGATATGTCACTTGCAGAAGCTCATGTGGACAAATAGAAAACGCTATACAGATTATATACCAATGATCTTCTCTTGTAGGTTCGGTTTAACTCTTGTGCATGTCTCTTTGCTCTATGTAAAATTACTCTTAACTTCCAAAGCCTTTCTTGCTCTTACTGTGTATCTTTTGTTTTCTCGGCCTCAGAGGGAGTACGAGCGGGGCATTCAGGACTGTGAGAGCGCACTGTGTGTGTCAGAAGGCAGTCGCAGGGCTTTGTACCGCAAAGCGATCTGTCTAAGGGAGTTGGGACGAATCCGAGAGGCCTACGAGTGTGGAACCAAGTGTCTCCTCACAGCACCACACGTACGTCAACAACACTGAAAATATTTATACAAATTACCTTTTTCCCCCCCCACAtcattttaaaggtcttattgatacaATTTTTACGTAGACGaataattaaaaagaataatacatccacagagcttttagaaaagtgtcaaataaaagtatggcttttcttataaaaattatgattgtgaattaatcatttgaaaaaaattcaaCGGGTCCAAaactaatgttttgtttatctctgtggaagatatctgatgtttggttcccacttctaacaaggtttGTGAGCTAATAgtataacaacgttggtatcaaaTGGTACCTCTGTGTCgtcagcgatcaagttgccTTTTAGTGTGGAAAAACAGATATATGGCCGAGTTTTacactggtgtctccatcaggctgcagaataCATGAATATTTACCATGGTAACAAGTGACGCACATATTAGCTGTCTTAGCTTAATCGTCCGAACAACAATGACCCATAAAATTATGATTCCACATATTTAAGCAAAGCCAACAACAACTACCAACAGCCATAGTCCTTAGAACCTTTACTCCTCATGTGTTGTCACCACTGGTCAACCATAAAATATGAAAGGAtgtgcaacgaactggcaaccacttgtgaAGTGACTCAATGTTCTCAATTGCACCATTTAAAGATCTAGTTTTAAATGTAGGATTATATCTCAGGAAATGAGTTAGTGGAGATGGTGAGCACTTTTGTTTATGCAGATTTGGAATAGAATGGTGAATTTCTGTGTGAATGAAATGTATTCTTGGTAAGTGGGACCTCTTTTTTGTGATTCATCTTCCAGGACAGGCAGGTCAGTGAGCTGGCTCAGGATCTGGCCAACAAACTGGGCCTTAAGGGCCGCAAGGCTTACGTCAGCCCACAGACGGAGTCCACGGCCACAGAAGGAGAGAGTGTTGGGGAGACTTCCCCACCCACAGGAGAGGTGGGTGCTGTTGTCGCAGTGTAGAGCTACATACTTGGAATGCGGTGACTGATTGAGACGCTAATcatgtctgttatttctttctcttttttttgtcagatgtCTTCCAATGGGCTGGAATCTCTGGGTGACATTGGACCATGTATGACAAACTGGCCCACCTTGAACATGTCTGCTTCTACACAGGCTCCCATCTGTTACCCATATTAATTTCCTTATCTTCATCTCTGTTTTTATCCTCCCTCAGCGGACCTGTCTAATGCGCAGTGCATCCCTGCTCCTTTGGCCACACCCATCCCAGTCAGCGACGACCCAGCGTCCTCCCTGGTGACCCCATGCACCGACCTGTCGGAGAGCCCCAGCAGCCAGGGCCTGCCTCCCATGCCATACTCCGTCCCGGTGTCGGAGCACATGGATGAATGCAGCAGCAGCGTCATCAAGGACGAGCTGGACAGTCTGCTGGACTGCATCCCCAGTAAAGTCAGTGAGGTGAatgaaggcatcaaccaatcgtACACCACTGTGGTGCcagaattgtttttattttcacattaattTCAGCACAtacgtgtgttttttttggtaatttttgCTCAATTTAAATTTAGAAATGcctttttgtaatatttttttaaacaagggGAAGGCAGAGAGGTAAATAACAAAGGAGAGCATGTTCTGCTAGTAGGGGTGACTTGTATTATTAGGCCCTCTACATGTAGTAATGCTCGCCTCTGTTTGTCTCCTGGTCCAGAGTCCAGTACAGGGTGCTATCCCCACCAACCTCCCCAACACAGCGGTGGGTCTACGGCCGCCGTACTCCCCGAACCTCCCAGCCCCGTCGCCCCAGCTTCCCCCAGCCTTCTTCAGCTCGTCCATCAGTGAGATGCCCCCTCTGGAGACCTACTCGCCGCTGGCCCAGCGGGACCAGGGCTCCACCCAGGCGCAGGACGCTCTGGGAGGCTTCCCCACGGGGGCCACGGATGAAGAAGGGAAGGCAGGAGTCTCTGGCGGACTGGACTCGTTGTCTGAGTACACTCTCCCTGGTGAGCAAAGACTTTATATCTTAATGtgtttacaattagggctgtcaatcgattaaaatatttaatccagattatttgcaaattaattacacattttttatctgttcaaaatgtacattaaagggagatttgtcaagtatttaatactcaccatgggagtgggcaaatatgttttagcataaaaataggctcatatcataacatggcaaactgcagcccaacagacaacaacagctgtcagtgtgtcagtgtgctgacttgactatgacttgccccaaactgcatgtgattatcataaagtgggcatgtctgtaaaggggagactcgtgggtacccatagaatccattttcattcacatatcttgaggtcagaggtcaagggacccctttgaaaatggccatgcaattttttcctcgccaaaatttagcgtaagtttggagcgttatttagcctccttctcaacaagctagtatgacatggttggtaccagtggttttctaggttcatatgatgccagtatcttcactctagctttaaaactgagcctgctacaacttaaaaatcgcaggttgcgttaatatgttaaagaaattaggggcgttaaaacaaatttacaaaaCGCATTATTCtcgcgctaactttgacagccctagtttatatcTAAATTTAGGGAAAAGCAACACCAGAATTACATTGGAAATTGGACTCACTTTGTTACTcatgtttttaaatgatttggTGCACCTTTAACTCAAATTTACTGCTCAAATGAATGTAGACGTTTGGCTTTGCCCACAGTGCTGATGTTGATAGTGTCTAAGGAATGATAAGTATGCCAGCTATGCTGTAAAAAAACCCATCTACCTGTAACTGAAGTAGTAGACACATTTTGACTCAGTGCAATATGTTAGCTTGCTTTGCTCAGTTACCAGAGCACAGTTCATAGGGAATCGGCTTTAACCTGAGATGTGAGTCATCACCATTACAACATGGTGTCTGACATCAGTGTCCTTGTGTCTGTGGTCCTCAGGGGGACGAGTGTGTCACAGCTTCATCCCTGGAATGCGCAACCACAGTGCTGCACATGCAGTgagtaacacacacagacacacaggcagGACAAACTGCTTTTAcattgtgcctttttttttttattaattagcATCCATTTCTGACTATGCAGCTATGTGGCTTTTGTGTTTAATGTCACATCCCCATatccccctcttcttcttcttcttctttttcttccttcttccttcttcaGAACGGTCCAGCAGGAACGAACCTGTCTCTGCTCTCCAGGAATCCTCTGGCAGCCACACATGAGTTTCGGCAGGCCTGTCATGCCTGTTACAGCCGCATAGGTTGGTTCAAGTTGCCGACTCCTGACTCACTTTCTCTTATTAGCCTTTGAATAACTACTTTTTTACAAATGTTTACAGTGGGGTGTAGTGTTGTCACGATAAAATTCTGACTGATATgataccctgcctaaatatatcataccgatactgaaacgataccacggcaaaaaaacaaaacatcaggaaaagtaatgAAACAATAGATGACAGAACATGTGACATGTGATGTCCCCTATACTTGAGTTTGTGATTTCTTTGATGCttaacttttcatttattttttgcatttatatttgataatgcagacatatttacattttatctcTATTCTAACTGTTATTTCccacggggatcaataaagtttttcTGATTCTGACATTAAACTCTTTGAGTAAGTGATAAGTTCTATTTTTGTACAACAGCGCCCCCGTCGCCGCATTAGTAACAATTAAGGCAAAGAGTGGTACTGCAGCATGAAAGACGAAGACAGGCTTCTAAAACAAAACCcacaaaatgataataaattcagatgaagttctttgagaagttgatgagggaaAATCTGCTAAAATCAGGAACACACCACAATAACTGTAGACAGCGCTGTGTTGTGTCGAAGTGATGTTTGCAGAGAATGTCACTTGCTTTTCCGCTCCGTCCATttcacgttacagagacacacggtaaaataatactttaacacatgctctttggtggattatgtgtttgtcatgttatggCTACATTTGGTCGGTAATTAGAGCCGCGctgttattttctttgttgAAGGGAGTTCTGCTGATAGAGACACCAGCTCAGAGCGGGACTGTGCAGCCCGCAAGAGATTCATGACCTGCTTTAATCTTCTTTTCAACTTCACTTGTCGCACATTGACGCAACTTACGGCTCGTATTAAAACACTATCATTCTTAAAGTATTGGTACTAATAAATTAGAGTATCGTACCACTTTAACAGGCCGGGTATTGCGATCAATTTCGAGTATTGGTGTACCGTGCAACACTCGTGGGATGTTGCAGCATTGCAGTCTCTGTTAGCACACTAACTGTGTTTGTATGGGAAATATCTTCAGCACTGTTTTTAAGGGCTGTTTAGtcattaaatgtgtttatctgCCTCTCACTGTCTAGTAGGAATTGCAACATCATTTACATAATGTATCTCATCTTATAAAAGTTAAAGTTAGGGTAATTTAaccttctctttcctcctcttgcTCACAGGTCCACGAGTGATGGACTACAAGTATCAGCCGGAGGCAGCACACCGCTGCAAGAGGGATGTGCTGCTGTGCCGCCTCAGAAACATGGATGACCCCACTTGGAAGAGGATCCGGCCAAGGCCTGCACGCAACAACTTCCTGGGGGCATTTGTACTCTGTAAAGGTTTGTATATATTATGAATAAAATACTTGAATGTATGTTTGAAAGTGGAAAAATCTATTTGGGAAATGAACAAAGCCAAATGGAGTTTAAGTTCTGTGTTTATACTCTGTTGAACATGTTGAACTCGTTGGGTCCCACAGAGGTGCAGGAGCGTCAGGAGTGCCAGTACGGGGAGAACTGTACGTTTGCTTACTGCCAGGAGGAGATTGACGTGTGGACCCAGGAGAGGAAGGGCGCGCTGAGCCGAGAGCTGCTGTTCGATCCTCTGGGCAGCACAGAGAGACGGGCGCTCAGCGTCACCagactgctgcagctccacatgGGCATgttcatgttcctctgtgagGTGAGACCACagtctgtttttggtctctttaGACCTGCACTTTTGGAGTGTTTGAACAAGACTGATCTCTTTCCTCTTACAACAGGAATGTTTTGACAGTAAGCCTCGCATCATCAGCAAGCGCAGCAAAGAAAACTTAGCAGTGTGCTCAAACCTCACAGCTCGACACCCGTTCGACGACAACAAGTGAGTGTAATAGGAGTTTCTGTCTTCAAATTCAGTTTAGTTAGGTTTGATAATAGTGTGATGAAACACAGAGGGGATAAATACACTCAAAATGTTATTTCAATCGGTCTGTTGGCCTGTAAACATTCTATGATTGCGCTCCTCTGTCCGTTGCAGGTGCCTGGTGCACGTGGTGAGGTCAGCCAATGTGCGCTACAGTAAGGTGCGTCCCCTGCACCCTCTCTGCCAATTCGACGTGTGTCGCCATGAGGTTCGCTACGGCTGCCAGCGCGAGGACAGCTGCTCCTTCGCTCACTCCGTCATAGAGCTCAAATGCTGGGTCCTGCAGCAGGACACTGGTGGGTAGAACACACACATCAGTCGTCTTGTCTATTGTGAATGGAATGAAAACATTAAGCTCTTAACTGGAACAAAATGTAATCCAGTACATAATGTTGCTTTCTGTGATTAATAATAGAGGTCTGCCATATTAGCAATACTGAAATAATGTCTTGCCAAATGTAGGCTGCATTTGACTGCATGAAAGGGTttttcacagagctgctgcctAATATTTCCTTCAGGTATCACCCATGAAGAGATGGTGCAGGAGTCCAAGAGACACTGGCAAAGGCTGGAGCAGAACGCACAGAAGCAGCAGAAGGTGAGACAGGAAAGGGCACTGAGATGGTTGGATATGTGATTTTTCTTTTGAACAATTAGGGCAGTTCCCCCCCCCGTACGACAGCTGTAGTTTACAACTTTAATGCCCTGActcaccaagccgacggtcagcCATTggccagtttggggccgtcgatGAGCGCCTGTTGGTGTAGTTTTCGCAGTATGTCCCGCAaagtcggctctagtctgcccgcgTCCGAGGTCTTTTGGCCGATTCCGCATGTTGAATTGTCGAcagagctcgtcggtgagaaaAATCAGTGCGCAAGAatagaaacagaagtgaggaaagcaagacaatgtgtaaagtcaagagggcgcacacagaaggctcttctcatttttcatcttcatctaaTCTGATTATTCCAATACACTGATGTTGGTTTGGTGCTTCTGGGCCTTTACTGTCACATTTTTACCGTCACGAGTTGgcaccgaagtatcggttctcgggACATCCCTAGTGAGGACAGCCGCATCCCATGATACACATGGGAGCCAGACAGTTCTTTTCACCTGAGAAAGAACTTCACCTGTAGAGCATAATGAGCACGGAAGTTCATGCTATCCCCCGCGAGACCCTGCTTTATCCttcttatatttatgtataaaataaattaaaatgttatctgcgtttttttaaagaattctTGCAAAACCGGTAAAGCAGTATTAACTTCCCAtgtgtctctttctgtgtgtttcagccTATCCACATCCCCCATTCGAGCAGCAGCCTACCTGCAGGAGGAGTAGGGGGAATGGGtggtgggggtggagggggagaTGGCATTGGTGGGGGTGGTGTGGGCCCGGTGGGTGGGTTGGGGGGGTTAGGAGCAGGGGTGGGAAGAGGGCGCCCCCTCAACCTGAAAATGAAGTTTGTGTGCGGCCAGTGCTGGAGAGAAGGACAGGTCAACGAGCCCGACAAGAACCTCAAGTACTGCACCGCCAAAGCACGGCACAGGTGAGGCCCgtctcacacacatgcatgcacgcagCAGCATTTGTTTCCAATGAGTCACAGCAATACAACACagcgttttgtttttattaattcatgccGTCTCTCTGTCCCCTTAGCTGGACGAAGGAGCGTCGAGTCCTTCTGGTGAAATCATTTGAGAAGAAGAAGTGGGTTG
The genomic region above belongs to Sebastes fasciatus isolate fSebFas1 chromosome 20, fSebFas1.pri, whole genome shotgun sequence and contains:
- the zc3h7bb gene encoding zinc finger CCCH domain-containing protein 7B, producing MDPDRQKRREEIQKAMSFIQSSLPFPEPESYEAFVTQLVCNLLDEGNFCFRDGDCRQATQQYGEGINVARYAQAEALVIPHELLEGLYVNRAAACYQTREYERGIQDCESALCVSEGSRRALYRKAICLRELGRIREAYECGTKCLLTAPHDRQVSELAQDLANKLGLKGRKAYVSPQTESTATEGESVGETSPPTGEMSSNGLESLGDIGPSDLSNAQCIPAPLATPIPVSDDPASSLVTPCTDLSESPSSQGLPPMPYSVPVSEHMDECSSSVIKDELDSLLDCIPSKVSESPVQGAIPTNLPNTAVGLRPPYSPNLPAPSPQLPPAFFSSSISEMPPLETYSPLAQRDQGSTQAQDALGGFPTGATDEEGKAGVSGGLDSLSEYTLPGGRVCHSFIPGMRNHSAAHANGPAGTNLSLLSRNPLAATHEFRQACHACYSRIGPRVMDYKYQPEAAHRCKRDVLLCRLRNMDDPTWKRIRPRPARNNFLGAFVLCKEVQERQECQYGENCTFAYCQEEIDVWTQERKGALSRELLFDPLGSTERRALSVTRLLQLHMGMFMFLCEECFDSKPRIISKRSKENLAVCSNLTARHPFDDNKCLVHVVRSANVRYSKVRPLHPLCQFDVCRHEVRYGCQREDSCSFAHSVIELKCWVLQQDTGITHEEMVQESKRHWQRLEQNAQKQQKPIHIPHSSSSLPAGGVGGMGGGGGGGDGIGGGGVGPVGGLGGLGAGVGRGRPLNLKMKFVCGQCWREGQVNEPDKNLKYCTAKARHSWTKERRVLLVKSFEKKKWVVVRPLPFSRTYPQQYDMCVHVMKQKKCHYIGNCSFAHSLEERDVWTYMKNNSLRDMQQMYELWLQLTNQSRRTDTSVASPPSEDKQVTITADYTENMGGRRLSDGDDL